Sequence from the Maniola jurtina chromosome 18, ilManJurt1.1, whole genome shotgun sequence genome:
TAGTGTGCACCACTCTGCAGCTTTGTGATCTACTGGCTAGTTTTAACTTTGGACTTTAGTATGTACTACTACCCGCCCTTCTACAGCTTTGTGAACTACTGGCTAGTTCAGACTTCGGACTATAGTATTTACCCTTCTACAGCTTTATGAACTATTGTTAAGGCTGGTTACCACTGTAGTATATTACATGTACCACTACAGCTTGCCTTTGGACTACAAATCTTTCAACAAAATTGTTTAACGCGAACGACATGACCGCTATATTTTTATTGGCATAGGCGGAGCCACGTGGCGTGTTCCCTTAGGATATTTCTGCGCGTGTTCTTTTTGGACAGCCCTGATCAAAATGGGGAAACCACCCCCTCCTCCCTCTTTAGTAAACGTTGTATTACCGTAAGTGGACCCTTACTGTGGACCAAAGCTGATCGTTCGTCTATCGTGGAGTGGTaaactgtgaaataaaaatacaatccGTGTGGCGGATGTTGATACATCTGTGATCACGATCAGCTTCAGGAGTGCACTGGGCACGTGACCACAAATTAGAAGTCCGCTCAATACAATGCACtaagttgttttatttaagtCTGCTCAGCTTTGGTTGTAGTAGGGAGTGTAATGATAACCGTCAACGTATTTGTGTGTAAACTGCGGTCGAAACTGAGCGCCACGCACACAAAGGTTAACACCTAAtagtgcactttgacttaaaacattgttaaaacgagacagcgttacatCGCTGGCATATCtgaatcttaagtctgagcaaagtcaaagtacgctctacagatctcagcctaaaaTTTGTACGTGTGCACTCACACAAGAGCCGAGCAGACttcgtaaaataaaacataCCAGGCGCACGCAGTAGGCGACGACGTCGAGGTCAGCCGGTTAACCAAATACCGGCTGAGACAGGCTGAGCTTGACTTCGCGCTATATGATAGAGTTTCACGTACCGTAGCTGCAGTAGTTCTGTGCAGGCTGCTTCATGATAGACGTGCGATTGGCTTAAAAAGTGTGTGGACATATAATAGAAAAGAAAGGTCGGCTAACTTCAACGTGTGTCAACAGGCGCacacgtttaagtgcggaaaccagcccagagagaagaaagaagaacaGGCCCCAAAAGGCCCTAACTACATAAGTCGTacttaccgcacgattgctgTCTAGACGGCTTCGACGAACCTCTGTCGTCCTAGTGCTATCATGGAAGAACTAACTGGTCGCTGCGACCTGGCCACCTAATTGCACGTGGAGTAGTGTGGGGGGTCACGTACCGTAGCTGCCGTAGCCCTGCGCGGGCGGCTGCGCGTGCTGCGTGTAGTTGTTGGTGGCGGGCCAGGCGGGCGCGTGCGGCGGCGCCTGCGGTGCAGGCGGCGCGCCCCAGCCCTGGTAGTTGCCGGGCCctcccgcgccgcccgccgcgccgtaCCCCGCGTACGACGTCTGACCCGCTGACGTGCCCCAGCCTTGGTATCTGCCAGCAACATTATATACATTCAAACCACCTATTTTGAGTCattctgtatgtatgtatttactttactgcaccacaaaacacaaataacaggttacaaaaaaggaaactcAAAATGTAGGCACAAACAAGATTTCTGTGAGTTTGAATAAAGTATGTATTTTCTCTCACACACATTTGCCACTAAGACATCAATAATATGGGGGTCGTTTTTAAGGTTTTCTGGGTAAGTACTGACTACGAAAATGAGATCGCACCCTAGTCGAATTCAAAACGGATGgacttatattaaaaaaacactttCTCATGTACAGCCCAAAGAGTATTCCATATTTTGGTGGTGCGAATCAGAAACAGAAAAATTTCAATTTGATCTCATATTATATACACATTGGCTCACCCCTGCATGATGTTGGGCCCTGCCATGGGCATGTTGATGGGCGGGCCGCCCATCTGGCCGTTGTGGCCCTGGATGATGTTCATGGGCGCGGCCTGCGGCGGCCCCCACTGGCCAGCTGCAGGCGCGTCGCCGGGCGCGCCACCCATGCCACCGCCCATCCCACCGCCGCCTGAGCCCAGCTTGCCCGACCCATCACGCGGTTCGGCGCGCTTGATCTCCACCTATACAtacaatggtactgattctaagcccaactaaattatttaaagtaTTCGCATCTTTCTCTTACCCATGACATAGTAACAAAAGGTTAGACAAACCAATTTAGTTAAGACCTATctaacctcgtgactttaggtgtcagtcgcgagcctattgtttacaTTTGTTGAGTGCACATGAATTTAGCGTCTTTAagtgtaaaattcatgttccgtcctttttaaCACTATtaagaagaaaaagatgcagatactttaaatttagtttagaaaaaaCATGAGAATCGACatcaatattatgtatgtgaTGTCGCAAACTTTGTAGACTAGTTTGCCCACAGGAGCAATAAGTATATGCTAGTTTGCTTTCAATATCCCACAAACATCTGAACGTACCAACAAGTGTAGTTAAAGGCACTGCCTGGATGTGGACTTACATAGAAACCTGCTTTATCATAACTACTTTACGAAAGCTCCTGGGTTTGTTTCTCATCAAATTCAATTTAGATGGCATATTACCAGGTTAGGTAGGTGGTCTCATTCACAGGTAGTTACTAAATTGGTTCAGAGCGGTGAAGAGAGCCATTGTCGGAGTTTGCGGATCAAATTAGACATGAGATCTGCATGGAGTAAGGATAGAGAACACAGTTCGAAGAACAGATACGATATTGAGGTCCCGATATAGGTGCTCGCATGGTGAGCCCACACTGAAGCAGGAGTTAGGGAGACTTGGGGCACCTCACTATGGATTCAGTTGGAAGGAACTAATCAGCTTaacaactaaattaattaacacATATCAAATCAATAGTTAATTTTTAAGACAGTATACAAAATTACCTGCTTCCCATTGAGGTTAATGAAATGCTCCTGGGTCACTCTCTCAACGGAAATCTCGTCCTCAAATGACAGGAATCCAAAGCCTGCAAAAAGAGCTTACAggtaaagttttaaaattaaaaaatctaggAAACTTAAAGAACAACAGTAAAAAGCgaaattgaaaaattgaatCAGGATTTGGTTCGATTAAATCAATTCATACCACAGTTTTGCCAAGAATGATTGTCTTTTGTAATATGTAAAAGGTAAGAGTATCGCAGTTTTGTAGACTAGTGTGCTCACAGGAGCAGTAAGTAGTACATGGTTTGCTTTTGATATTCCACAAACATCTGAACGTACCAACAACAGGTTGAGTTGAAGGCACTGCCTGGATGTGGCCACTTCACATTAAGCTCAATAGAAATTGGTTATGATTTTGCGTTCCATAGCTCCTCCTTCATACAAATAaccaagtttttttaaattaattttttttattttttttaaatgaaaagatTGAACACTGAGTATGTGTGCTCGGAGTGTGTGCTATTGCCAAATCTCGAACTCCACCAACCTCTGTTCTCCTGGTACACGATGAATGACGACAATCAGTACGTAGCGGCCTTACGTACTGGTTGTCGTACATGCGCAGGTCCACTTCCGTGATGTTAAGAGAGCAAACCCACCGCTTTGGGTAGCCACCGCCGCGTTTTGACTACTAAACTAAGCTATAACGTGGAACAGGGACGTGGCTGTGCAGTCTCATTGTCCAGTGATGAACTTGAAACTACTCCTCAAATCCCTGATCTCCTGGTACCTACACGTCGACAAGTCCTGGATCCCACAGATTCTCTACGATTTGAATGTTAAAACGCGGACCTcaagtgaataaaaataaaggtcAATCTCATACCTCTGGACTTCTTCTTCTCCTGGTCGTACATGATGACGACCTCCATGACCTTGCCGTAGCGGCCGAAGAACACGCGCAGGTCGGTCTCCGTGATGTTGGAGGGCAGCCCGCCGAGGAACACTTTCGGGTAACCTCCGCCGCGCTTGGGCTTCTGCAGCGTCCGCGGGTTGCACGGCTTGGGATCGATTGTTCTACGACAATAAAAGGAAAATCTTGGAATTTcaagaaaaacttaaaaaaatattgaaatcaaTTGTGGACACCATGTGGTAAACAGCTGcctacagattttttaaaatccaagatcTACTGTAAACCAACCGTGGCCTACCTCAAACATCGAGACTCCAACGAAAAATGtgggttgtgccacacatgacacagtttattcagGCGCTTTTTCTGCTTGAGGCcttttgactttaatgctcaagtattagaggcgccaGGATAACCTAACCTGTTGGtttaactggtaatgtgtggcacagctttcaaaaataaacgttttttctttcttttaaaaatatttttgaaactataaaggattaaatttttaattttaaaataattagtgATAGTATTATACACACAGATTATATCAAAGTTAGCGCATtatcaataattgaaatatttaagAATGTTTAGGTGAAAAGCACAAAATAACGCATCGACAAAATGGCCGAAAACATAACCTTGAAACTGGGATTATATTACAAACAAATTTTCCGACGCTGCGATAAACGCTATACAAGCCAGAGGCCCAAAGTTTGACTCCTGACTAGGTCAACTTacaatttcaatattttcaagAATAACCCTGAAGGAGGATTCTGCAGTGACTAGCCACAATACATAAGCAGACCCAGCAAATACCATCATGCTTGATTAAATAACCAAGAGTCAAGTGTTCATTGATTGAATAGCATAGCACACAAACATTTGAAATCCCATTGGTGCTATTACaatctttaaaattaattgaagtCAATGTAATGTAAAATAACTTTTCCGCGAGAaacattgtggctaattctgctGTACACAATTAAGTGACAGGTTggtctaaggctgagatttatagagcgcactttgactttgctcagacttaagacacagttaaaacgagacagcgttataccgctggcataaatctgtctcgttttaactgaaagttAAGTCTTACAGATTTCAACCTAAATGTCTCCCTAACATAAAGCTCCATGCGGAAAAGATAGTACTATTAGGTAATGCCcttgacttcatccacgtggatttaggtttgtagaAATCCCGTGTCACTCACCATGCAAGAAATCAGGTCGATTCGTTGCTttgtgtgattgaaggacaaaccaaaaaccCTTTCGCAGCACAAAAACAAAGTATAGTGGAAAAGTTGCTCGTGCAAACCAGGGTGGGTCGCGGGCGGGCGGTAATTAATAAGAACTTGTCGTTATCATGTTCGACAAGTGTATGTAATACGAAGCCGCGGACAATCGCTAGTTCCGCAGCGCAAGCGCAACACAACTTTCCCATTCAGATAAAACTTTCACTGATCTAATCTTTCACTAGTAATTAATATCTCTTTGTAAAAACAATCATAGCGAAATAAGATGCATGTAGGTTGTTAAGATGGTCACTACATGGCTGCAGTGACATCGCAATTCACTCTGGAGACACTGTATGTATGTACAGTGGTATTAAGGTGTGCTTATATGGgcaattttttaagcaattgCTCGGCAACACGTATGGATCAATCTGGAGCAATCATATCGGATACCATTGCTGAAAATTCAAGTATTGCTGGGTATTGCAGTAAATTGCTtatgtggtcgtgacgtcataaTATGTAATTGAGGAATTTCATCTTAATAGCTATACTTTAATGTCAgtcaatttctttattttaaccgacttcaaaataaGGAGGGAGGTTCTCAATTGACGTGGTTTTGTAAAGGACACGAAGTATTCGTCAGGTCGGTATCCATTTGGTGAAGACGTGATAAATGTCTGGAGATACCCAGAGAATGGAACTGAACGGAAACATTAGTAAACGGTAGGTAGGTTTTTCAACATGTTATAGCATATTCAAGGGAAGGTTAGAGAAAGACTTTTGAAGTTTGAATACATAACCTTTTTTAAAGTGGATGAAAAACCTCCttttttaaatcggttaaataatCGTAACGTACGTAATAATCGATCTGTGAATTTAACAGATCTTGTGAAAATCTTTGATtacagttttaattttctttgaaatCGTCGCCATGGCATAATTCCACTATATAGTTAAAATTTTCGCCTCTGTGCCGGCTCCCAAAATAGCACTCTGTATTACTCGTAGATTAAGCTTGGTTCACACTTGTATCGTCTTTCCGCTCAGTTATGACTCACGAAGATCCTACGTTTGATCACACATGATCAGTTATTAGAACGCAAAAATATGATACGCTCATGCTTTCTTACACACTGGTGTCTGGACCTTCACAGCGAGAAAATATGTAATACGAATTAAGATACAAATGTAGACCCAGCCTAACATAAATAACGTCCGTCCCACCCATTTTATATGCGAAATTTTGTTCAGAATAATTTATAGTAGGCTTTATTGCAATATCATAGTACAATTTGTGCAATACCGTATGTATAGTCGTAAATAACGCTTTTCCCCACAAAAATTCAAAAGCTTTCTTAATAGAATTGCAATTTGCAATGTGTTCTGCCATTatgttttgtgtttttattgtattgcatttacttttaaaattacaatcaGTCTATTAAAGGATCCGACCCTAACTCTAAATTCCTGATAATTTGGAACATATGGACATAATAAACAGCTAAAATTACCGCGGGAAACATACTGGCTTTACCTTAGTGAACTGTGTGGCACAAGGTTTTAAATAATTAGTAGAATATTTAGAGATTTGTAGCAAACTTTGTAGACTATTTTGCTTATTGAAGCAACTAGTATATGCTGGTTTGCGATTAATGTTCCACAAACATCTGAACGCACCTTTAACAATAAAGTTAAAAGCACTGCCTGGATGTGGTTAGAAACATGTTTTAaatacacataatatttaaaacatatttagGCTGTTTCAAGTTTTAACCTAACAGACTTACCacattataaagtattttttgtttgataaataaaaacttaaaatattccattttgcttaattaaattaattaattaataaactaaaaaggTTTGTGCTATTTAAAAGATGCCTACGCCCAACAGAAGCTGCATAGAAATGGCTGATTATtattagtgtgtgtgtgtacagGGTGTACAtgtaataataacgctaagtttttgctagcgttctggttacaccctgtatgatAGTATTTGCAGTTTGCACTCATACATTTTTGTTGCAAGCGTATTTAATTGGGTCACATCTTACGCAGCGCTGTGTGGCTGATTTTATTACAACTGTTTGAGCAACAATCATCGAGATAATTGCCTATGGAGTAACATACCTTATAGACAGAGTCAATCACTTTGCTGTAACGTGATAAGTTAGACAAGAacgtggactttgtctgtggtggcgtttgttggcgcgcgtgttgtgactttttggagtgtttttttgttagaagtggccggtttttgtcccgctggtgtttattggtggtggaactgagcgaggaactgactgagaagcgctctaaaggggcgccgcgcgtatgtcggcgggcgccagcacagacgaagtccatacttatacatatagttttcctaacttgtaaataactacacacttgacagtggctaatcagtgtaaagccagacgagagaagaaaaaaaaaaaaagacaagaaCGTAGCAAGTGTAACAAGAGTATGACATACCTGCCATCAAGTTGATGCGGGCCGTTCTGCAGCACGACGTTGACCAGCGAGGGCTCCGCAAAGGTGACGAAGCCGAAGCCCCGCGAACGCCCGGACTCGCTGTTCTTCATCACGACGCAGTCGATCACGTCGCCGTAGCGCGAAAAGTAGCGCTGCAAGTTCTCTTGCGACGTCTCCCATGATAAACCACCAACAAACAGTTTTCTGCAAAACCATTCACTTATTAGTTCATCCATGTTCCATACTGAACCTACAAATAGTATGGACTCattaatgtgaaaaaaaatttagtgCAACAATGATAAAACTAGATAAAGAACTAGCGGTTGCCGGAGATTTTTCTCCACGTTAAATTTCTGCTTCCCTGTTAGGGACTTGATATAGCAAGCGCCCCGGACGCACGGGCGGGACGCTGTGAagacaaaatgtatggagctcTTTGGAACGAAATACAAGCGCCCGCCGTGCGTCCTTTTCTGTCCATACAGCGCCATAGATTTTGTCTTTACAGCATCCCATCTACGCGCCCGGGGCGCTTGCTATATCAAGTCCTTAcgacatatacatacatatcgGGTGTAGCCTCAGTGCAGCATCTGTTTTGACAACAAgacaaactaagctttatttactttggcatagTGGCAGGTTGGCTTCACTCCCCTCTACAGGTGCACGTTGCACTTAAGATATTTCAGCGCAGTTCATAAACATGTAACTAATACAACCTTCCATCCCTATTTCACCCTCATGGGGACAGGTTTTGCTTCCTTAGTGAATTGTATACACCCTACCTACTACTACAAAGAACCTAACTGCTTCAAGTTTGTAGGATTTATAGTTCATATTTCAGAAGTTTTCCAAAATCAAGCAATGGCCCTATAGTGTAAATATTTCTatgcaaaattatttttctatttcatCAAAACATAATGCATAATAcaactttttaaatattgtttttttttttttaacttatcaaTCAGATTGTAATGATAATATAAGCGATTTTGTAATTGATATTTCATAACAACTCTGATTTTATGATTAACTAGATGacatccgcgacttcgtccgcttttATACAGGTTTTTATAATCCCgcgcgaactctttgattttccgggataaagtgtGTGTGTTAAATTggggtataagctatctccattccaaatttcagccaaaaacGTGCAGTGTAACGTCAACGTTTacacacacataaactttcgtctttataatattagtgtgattgttccGGTTATTTACTTAATAGGTGTTTTATTAGTGCTAATTAATAAACTACATTAATTGGCCAATAATTCAATAACCAAGCCCAGCCACTCAAAACATTGTGTTGTTTACAAAAAACACTTTAATAAAGAGTGTGAATAGGTAAATTACAAACTCTCAACTAAATAAACTGTACCTTGTAATACTGAATtcaaaaaagtaataatttaaattgcAATTGGAcaaattttcttaaaaatattccaaactacaatcaaaataaaattgagATAAAATTGAACAAACTGATTAGATTACCAGCTGGGTGATTACAGTATAACATGtcacattacaaaaaaaaagcggtcaagtgcgagtcggattcgcattcaaagggttctgtactatcgtacaagatagTAGTAGTATAGTAGACGTCTgacatttttatgtaaaaaaaactgcaagttaatgacggacggcgccatctatattatgtgatgtagtaaattaattatttttattattcaaattctTTTTTGTgttatggttttcggattttttcttgtgctataagacctacctacctgtcaaatttcatgattctaggttaacggaaaATAAATACCCTATGGTTTCTTGGCTGATacaacagatagacagacaacaaagtgatgccataagggttcctttttccttttgaggtacggaaccctaaaaatattcacATTATATAAGTATATCAGAATCCAAAATGCCATTTTACCACAATGGTCCAACTGGTAATCAATTTGTTCACAATATCccaattttgactttgattttaggCCTAATATTTTGATGTTACTAacatatcaatttaaaaaaatttcaaaagaaaaataaaaccgacttcaaaaaccaaaaacactaaaaagtagaaaataatttttgtttagctacacatgtaatgtacctaggtatgaagtcgagcgagcatattaaaacaaaattagaaatccaagagtgaagctcgcccgacttcatacctaggtacattacatgtgtagctaaacaaaaattattttctactttttagtgtttttggtttttgaagtcggttttatttttcttttgaaatttttttatttcacaatttttagtggccccactgtactataatatgctatgcccagttaaaaccctactgtttactaagctattacactgattgcgagcaatttgctcttatccattgaggagttctgttctccatctccgaagatattcatcagatcttcaccaaatttatataggaccacctgcacagtataccctttcaaacaaaaaaaaaattttccaaatcggtccaggggtctttgagtaatcggggaacatacataaaaaaaaaaaaaaaattaaaaaaaaaaaagatcccgacgaattgagaacctcctccttttttggaagtcggttaataaggTCAGCACTCAACCATTAAAATATAAGAAACTGCATAATTTGGACTTGTTTTATTGcaaattttttcaataaaattctcAGTACAGAGCACAATTGATTTGCAAAAAGTAGGTAGTAAAACTACTTGAGATAAAATGATACCTAAAATGGTTAgccattttttataaaatgacctacatacctacttagtggaCATTATCACTAGAATATAATGTCCATTAGGTATGTAGGGGCCAAGATAAGAGTGGTCTTAAGTTGctgaatacaataaaattaatgtattagttcaatttaattattatcttgaGCACATTAATTGGCTTAAAATccaaaataatagaaataaatacgtaTTGTAACACAGTTCCCGaaacattttattaagtacattatataatacgaaaacctacaaaaaaaatattatgagtacaaaaaatgttatagtttacttttctttatttttttaactggtCTTATGGCTCTGGGCTTTAGCCCTTTTGAGCCTTTATTAGTTTACTGTCTTCCAGAAAACCACAAAATTATTATCTCCCCTTTTATACTTCTGAATGAGAGAAAATGATCAAATTAAGAACCTCATCCTTTTCTTGATAGTCAGTCAAGTAAAAACACAAACTGATGCTCATTATCAGTAGGAGTAAGGCAATACACAGACCATATTTTATGTCAGGTCAATGAGTATGTCTAGGATATTTGAACTAAAGAATTTCAAGTGGCAAAATTAGAGGCTAAGGATCATTTCCTTAAGAGATACTCAAAGATGTTATGGCTTGCTTTGCTTATTTTGGCTTGTAACcaactttattattttcaatatcaTTAAAGTTTAGCCATCTAAAATCCAGTAAAGAGCACAGAGTCAAACAAAACTACCCTGATCTACCCAACTTGGTGAAAAGGGTGAAATTCTTGGGTGAAATTTGGTGTATATACTATAGAATAACCTATGTTACTTTTGGATAAACTAACTTTCTAATagtgaaattattaaaatcaattgAATAGTTTCATGTCATTGTTTATAAACAACCAAATCTTTCCtgttaatattagtatagatggagcTGTTGTCCACAATAATTATAGGCTATTGTTCtaagcttattatttgtaaGAAAGAATTACTTTTATAGTCAGTGCAGTAGGATTACAAGTACAGTTTTATAACCTGTATACATAAGAACTAACATGAACACCTGTTGCAGCAGCTAGGACTGTgttgataaataaaatgatgcacaaaataataaaataagttttattaaaatattatgctcTGCTTTACAA
This genomic interval carries:
- the LOC123874319 gene encoding heterogeneous nuclear ribonucleoprotein 27C isoform X7; amino-acid sequence: MRMNPDMDDDEKGKLFVGGLSWETSQENLQRYFSRYGDVIDCVVMKNSESGRSRGFGFVTFAEPSLVNVVLQNGPHQLDGRTIDPKPCNPRTLQKPKRGGGYPKVFLGGLPSNITETDLRVFFGRYGKVMEVVIMYDQEKKKSRGFGFLSFEDEISVERVTQEHFINLNGKQVEIKRAEPRDGSGKLGSGGGGMGGGMGGAPGDAPAAGQWGPPQAAPMNIIQGHNGQMGGPPINMPMAGPNIMQGYQGWGTSAGQTSYAGYGAAGGAGGPGNYQGWGAPPAPQAPPHAPAWPATNNYTQHAQPPAQGYGSYGSYVPLSEGGEMYGRGGGGAAGGAQPALAGALSSAALSKSSSADYSTYQQYPPAYQQDQGSSYGGGGSRYGAGGEYHSGATQPPGEDFENTGGSGDGYQRSSKRSHHGSSSGNASASSYHPYRR
- the LOC123874319 gene encoding heterogeneous nuclear ribonucleoprotein 27C isoform X10 codes for the protein MRMNPDMDDDEKGCCTEATPDIKLFVGGLSWETSQENLQRYFSRYGDVIDCVVMKNSESGRSRGFGFVTFAEPSLVNVVLQNGPHQLDGRTIDPKPCNPRTLQKPKRGGGYPKVFLGGLPSNITETDLRVFFGRYGKVMEVVIMYDQEKKKSRGFGFLSFEDEISVERVTQEHFINLNGKQVEIKRAEPRDGSGKLGSGGGGMGGGMGGAPGDAPAAGQWGPPQAAPMNIIQGHNGQMGGPPINMPMAGPNIMQGYQGWGTSAGQTSYAGYGAAGGAGGPGNYQGWGAPPAPQAPPHAPAWPATNNYTQHAQPPAQGYGSYANYSSAPAGASAGGSWTNWSMPQNSNSTGSGSYVPLSEGGEMYGRGGGGAAGGAQPALAGALSSAALSKSSSADYSTYQQYPPAYQQDQVH
- the LOC123874319 gene encoding heterogeneous nuclear ribonucleoprotein 27C isoform X3 is translated as MRMNPDMDDDEKGCCTEATPDIKLFVGGLSWETSQENLQRYFSRYGDVIDCVVMKNSESGRSRGFGFVTFAEPSLVNVVLQNGPHQLDGRTIDPKPCNPRTLQKPKRGGGYPKVFLGGLPSNITETDLRVFFGRYGKVMEVVIMYDQEKKKSRGFGFLSFEDEISVERVTQEHFINLNGKQVEIKRAEPRDGSGKLGSGGGGMGGGMGGAPGDAPAAGQWGPPQAAPMNIIQGHNGQMGGPPINMPMAGPNIMQGYQGWGTSAGQTSYAGYGAAGGAGGPGNYQGWGAPPAPQAPPHAPAWPATNNYTQHAQPPAQGYGSYANYSSAPAGASAGGSWTNWSMPQNSNSTGSGSYVPLSEGGEMYGRGGGGAAGGAQPALAGALSSAALSKSSSADYSTYQQYPPAYQQDQGSSYGGGGSRYGAGGEYHSGATQPPGVHPHPHHPPKHFTANEFNKEWPAA
- the LOC123874319 gene encoding heterogeneous nuclear ribonucleoprotein 27C isoform X6, whose amino-acid sequence is MRMNPDMDDDEKGCCTEATPDIKLFVGGLSWETSQENLQRYFSRYGDVIDCVVMKNSESGRSRGFGFVTFAEPSLVNVVLQNGPHQLDGRTIDPKPCNPRTLQKPKRGGGYPKVFLGGLPSNITETDLRVFFGRYGKVMEVVIMYDQEKKKSRGFGFLSFEDEISVERVTQEHFINLNGKQVEIKRAEPRDGSGKLGSGGGGMGGGMGGAPGDAPAAGQWGPPQAAPMNIIQGHNGQMGGPPINMPMAGPNIMQGYQGWGTSAGQTSYAGYGAAGGAGGPGNYQGWGAPPAPQAPPHAPAWPATNNYTQHAQPPAQGYGSYGSYVPLSEGGEMYGRGGGGAAGGAQPALAGALSSAALSKSSSADYSTYQQYPPAYQQDQGSSYGGGGSRYGAGGEYHSGATQPPGEDFENTGGSGDGYQRSSKRSHHGSSSGNASASSYHPYRR
- the LOC123874319 gene encoding heterogeneous nuclear ribonucleoprotein 27C isoform X2; this translates as MRMNPDMDDDEKGKLFVGGLSWETSQENLQRYFSRYGDVIDCVVMKNSESGRSRGFGFVTFAEPSLVNVVLQNGPHQLDGRTIDPKPCNPRTLQKPKRGGGYPKVFLGGLPSNITETDLRVFFGRYGKVMEVVIMYDQEKKKSRGFGFLSFEDEISVERVTQEHFINLNGKQVEIKRAEPRDGSGKLGSGGGGMGGGMGGAPGDAPAAGQWGPPQAAPMNIIQGHNGQMGGPPINMPMAGPNIMQGYQGWGTSAGQTSYAGYGAAGGAGGPGNYQGWGAPPAPQAPPHAPAWPATNNYTQHAQPPAQGYGSYANYSSAPAGASAGGSWTNWSMPQNSNSTGSGSYVPLSEGGEMYGRGGGGAAGGAQPALAGALSSAALSKSSSADYSTYQQYPPAYQQDQGSSYGGGGSRYGAGGEYHSGATQPPGEDFENTGGSGDGYQRSSKRSHHGSSSGNASASSYHPYRR
- the LOC123874319 gene encoding heterogeneous nuclear ribonucleoprotein 27C isoform X1 translates to MRMNPDMDDDEKGCCTEATPDIKLFVGGLSWETSQENLQRYFSRYGDVIDCVVMKNSESGRSRGFGFVTFAEPSLVNVVLQNGPHQLDGRTIDPKPCNPRTLQKPKRGGGYPKVFLGGLPSNITETDLRVFFGRYGKVMEVVIMYDQEKKKSRGFGFLSFEDEISVERVTQEHFINLNGKQVEIKRAEPRDGSGKLGSGGGGMGGGMGGAPGDAPAAGQWGPPQAAPMNIIQGHNGQMGGPPINMPMAGPNIMQGYQGWGTSAGQTSYAGYGAAGGAGGPGNYQGWGAPPAPQAPPHAPAWPATNNYTQHAQPPAQGYGSYANYSSAPAGASAGGSWTNWSMPQNSNSTGSGSYVPLSEGGEMYGRGGGGAAGGAQPALAGALSSAALSKSSSADYSTYQQYPPAYQQDQGSSYGGGGSRYGAGGEYHSGATQPPGEDFENTGGSGDGYQRSSKRSHHGSSSGNASASSYHPYRR
- the LOC123874319 gene encoding heterogeneous nuclear ribonucleoprotein 27C isoform X4 produces the protein MRMNPDMDDDEKGCCTEATPDIKLFVGGLSWETSQENLQRYFSRYGDVIDCVVMKNSESGRSRGFGFVTFAEPSLVNVVLQNGPHQLDGRTIDPKPCNPRTLQKPKRGGGYPKVFLGGLPSNITETDLRVFFGRYGKVMEVVIMYDQEKKKSRGFGFLSFEDEISVERVTQEHFINLNGKQVEIKRAEPRDGSGKLGSGGGGMGGGMGGAPGDAPAAGQWGPPQAAPMNIIQGHNGQMGGPPINMPMAGPNIMQGYQGWGTSAGQTSYAGYGAAGGAGGPGNYQGWGAPPAPQAPPHAPAWPATNNYTQHAQPPAQGYGSYANYSSAPAGASAGGSWTNWSMPQNSNSTGSGSYVPLSEGGEMYGRGGGGAAGGAQPALAGALSSAALSKSSSADYSTYQQYPPAYQQDQVRILKILEDQAMGISDHPNGATMAPPAETPQLPLTIPIDVSE